In one window of Arthrobacter pascens DNA:
- a CDS encoding DnaJ family domain-containing protein produces the protein MSGGAGNVRRRLERAAELRTYRGAGISPQEEAELEAAEEQERQKRKKVDDAARVEYLIRDAMAQGKFDNLKYAGKPVPGLGEAYDPDWWVKGLIQRENISGLGPKAILLRTEDAELDATLDAQFTEKQVRDILNDFNARVIEARRQLQGGPPVITKTRDVEAEVARWHERRTAREVEAPQEPEPRRSWWQRIWKGTG, from the coding sequence ATGAGCGGCGGGGCGGGTAATGTCAGGCGGCGCCTGGAGCGCGCCGCGGAATTACGTACCTACCGTGGCGCAGGAATCAGTCCGCAGGAAGAGGCCGAGCTTGAGGCCGCGGAGGAACAGGAGCGGCAGAAGCGGAAAAAAGTCGATGATGCTGCCAGGGTGGAATACCTGATCCGGGACGCCATGGCGCAGGGGAAGTTCGACAACCTCAAGTATGCGGGCAAGCCGGTTCCGGGGCTGGGGGAAGCCTACGACCCCGATTGGTGGGTCAAAGGCCTGATCCAGCGGGAGAACATCAGCGGGCTGGGGCCAAAGGCCATCCTGCTCCGCACCGAGGACGCCGAACTGGACGCAACACTGGACGCGCAGTTCACGGAGAAGCAGGTCCGCGACATCCTGAATGACTTCAATGCCCGAGTGATTGAGGCCCGTCGCCAACTCCAGGGCGGCCCTCCGGTGATCACCAAGACCCGCGACGTCGAGGCCGAAGTGGCGCGCTGGCACGAGCGCCGCACGGCAAGGGAAGTTGAGGCTCCGCAGGAACCGGAGCCCCGGCGCTCGTGGTGGCAGCGGATCTGGAAGGGCACCGGCTAG
- a CDS encoding alpha-amylase family glycosyl hydrolase, with translation MAEPTWVRHAVWWHIYPLGFAGAPKQALPAGAAPEHGLQKLIPWLDYALELGASGIALGPVFASETHGYDTTDYFSIDPRLGGDADFDDFIREAHARGLRVLLDGVFNHAGRSFQPFKDALAHGPSSPTAQWFKFSWPEHGTVTGSEPAEPDYADFEGHHHLVALNHDEPRVARFVADVMKHWLGRGADGWRLDAAYAVPSGFWASVLAAVRPDYPEAYFVGEYIHGDYPAEVTAGTLDSATQYELWKAAWSSLNDANFYELASALERHNSFLDAFVPLTFVGNHDVTRIASQLKDPQLLPHALVVLFTVGGTPSVYYGDEQAYRGVKEDREGGDDDVRPAFPESPRDLSPLGQDVYRLHQQLIGVRRRHGWLHSARTRVLSLTNEHLVYEASPHDPAVENESGEGRGIVVALNQADRAAELEVPAPASVLLAGNGTVDGNGRISLPPRGWALLSAGS, from the coding sequence ATGGCTGAACCGACTTGGGTCAGGCACGCCGTGTGGTGGCACATCTATCCGCTGGGGTTCGCCGGTGCCCCGAAGCAAGCCCTCCCGGCCGGCGCCGCCCCGGAGCACGGGCTGCAGAAACTGATCCCGTGGCTGGACTACGCGCTGGAACTGGGGGCCTCAGGGATCGCCCTCGGTCCTGTCTTCGCCTCAGAGACGCACGGCTATGACACCACCGACTATTTCAGCATCGACCCGCGCCTGGGCGGCGACGCCGACTTCGACGACTTCATCCGTGAAGCCCACGCCAGGGGCCTCCGGGTACTCCTGGACGGGGTGTTCAACCACGCCGGGCGCTCGTTCCAGCCGTTCAAGGACGCCCTGGCGCACGGCCCGTCCAGCCCCACCGCTCAATGGTTCAAATTCAGCTGGCCCGAACACGGGACTGTAACGGGGTCAGAACCTGCCGAGCCGGATTATGCGGACTTCGAGGGGCACCACCACCTGGTGGCGCTGAACCACGATGAGCCCCGGGTAGCCCGCTTCGTTGCCGATGTCATGAAGCACTGGCTGGGACGCGGGGCAGACGGCTGGCGCCTGGATGCCGCCTACGCAGTGCCGTCCGGCTTCTGGGCGTCAGTCCTGGCTGCCGTGCGCCCGGACTATCCGGAGGCCTATTTTGTGGGGGAGTACATTCACGGCGATTACCCGGCCGAGGTCACTGCCGGCACGCTTGATTCCGCTACCCAGTACGAACTGTGGAAGGCCGCCTGGAGCTCCCTCAATGACGCGAACTTTTACGAACTGGCCTCCGCGTTGGAGCGCCACAACTCATTCCTGGACGCCTTCGTCCCACTCACCTTTGTGGGCAACCACGACGTCACCCGCATTGCGAGCCAGCTCAAGGATCCGCAGCTCCTGCCGCATGCCCTGGTGGTCCTGTTCACTGTGGGCGGCACCCCTTCCGTCTATTACGGTGACGAGCAGGCGTACCGCGGGGTCAAGGAGGACCGGGAAGGCGGCGACGACGACGTCCGCCCTGCTTTTCCGGAGTCACCGAGGGACCTGTCACCGCTTGGACAGGACGTTTACCGGCTGCATCAGCAGCTCATCGGCGTCCGGCGGCGGCACGGCTGGCTGCATTCCGCCCGGACGAGGGTGCTCTCGCTGACAAATGAGCACCTGGTCTACGAGGCAAGCCCCCACGACCCGGCCGTGGAAAACGAGTCAGGAGAAGGCCGGGGCATCGTGGTGGCCCTCAACCAGGCGGACCGGGCCGCAGAACTTGAGGTGCCGGCGCCGGCCTCTGTCCTGCTGGCCGGGAACGGCACCGTGGACGGCAACGGCCGTATTTCCCTGCCGCCACGTGGCTGGGCGCTGCTGTCGGCCGGAAGCTGA
- a CDS encoding transglycosylase domain-containing protein yields MAKKKRRHRLASTLGRVIGFFAASALCGVLVASLVVPAVGAAGFGISRSKSYFDSLPSELVVRPPSQSTKVLTADGQQIATFYEENRVKVPLDQISPFVKDAIVAIEDTRFYEHGGVDPQGILRAAISNLTKGGQQGASTITQQYVTNVLNETLLSADKGDQVILSGQKNIADKLREMKLAVSLEKKFTKDQILEGYLNIVFFSHEAYGIEAAARYFFSSTAKDLTLPQSALLAGLVNSPSFYNPAVNPEQSKARRDQVLDAMLALHKISQADHDAAVAAPIELKLSPGRQGCANAVMAPYFCDYISHLILNNPAFGATQADRERTLYRGGLTITTTLDSRLQAAAQEQVDGTAGANPDHWGASLVTIQPGTGKILAMAQNTVFLAQDGKFDTQLNFNVDAKDAQGNDLNGAGGFQPGSTMKPFTFAEWLNEGHKLTEEVDASKRVYPLGFPWKSSCGKVLGAYSTAQNNPTLGAADDLQNADEGYYRKMPANYGLYNSINTATFAEAAQLDFCGIQKMVDAVGLHSGLDGAQINMHQLGNILGAIGVAPVHLANAFATFANDGRYCVPIALADITDVNGGKLPAQAVECRDAVKPDVARGVNSVLQDVLKVGSGVYINPKVHTQVPVAAKTGTSNNNGSTWVVGYTSGLATASFFGDALEGQKRVGQNVTVNGVFYKRLDGYMVAGPQWANYMVKVAKLYPANPFPAPPPSMGSPSPSPSPKR; encoded by the coding sequence ATGGCGAAAAAGAAGCGCAGGCACCGTCTGGCCAGCACCCTGGGAAGGGTCATCGGGTTCTTCGCTGCGAGCGCATTATGCGGTGTTCTGGTGGCCAGCCTGGTGGTTCCTGCGGTCGGAGCGGCCGGCTTCGGGATCAGCCGCTCCAAGAGCTACTTCGACAGCCTTCCCTCGGAACTGGTCGTCCGTCCGCCGTCGCAATCCACCAAGGTCCTGACGGCAGACGGGCAGCAAATCGCCACCTTCTATGAGGAAAACCGGGTCAAGGTTCCCTTGGACCAGATATCCCCCTTCGTCAAAGACGCCATCGTGGCCATCGAGGACACCAGGTTCTATGAGCACGGGGGCGTGGATCCGCAGGGCATCCTGAGGGCCGCCATCTCCAACCTGACCAAGGGCGGCCAGCAAGGGGCATCAACCATCACCCAGCAGTACGTTACGAACGTACTCAACGAGACGCTGCTGTCCGCGGACAAGGGCGACCAGGTGATCCTCAGCGGGCAAAAGAATATCGCAGACAAGCTGAGGGAGATGAAGCTTGCCGTTTCGCTGGAAAAGAAGTTCACCAAGGACCAGATCCTTGAGGGGTACCTCAACATCGTATTTTTCAGCCACGAAGCGTATGGCATTGAAGCGGCGGCCCGGTATTTCTTCAGCAGTACCGCCAAGGACCTCACCCTGCCGCAGTCCGCGCTGCTGGCCGGGCTGGTGAACAGCCCCAGCTTCTACAACCCTGCAGTGAACCCGGAGCAGTCCAAGGCCCGCCGCGACCAGGTACTGGATGCCATGCTCGCCTTGCATAAGATCAGCCAGGCCGACCACGATGCCGCCGTGGCCGCGCCCATTGAACTCAAGCTCAGCCCGGGACGGCAGGGCTGCGCCAACGCCGTCATGGCGCCTTACTTCTGCGACTACATCTCCCATCTGATCCTGAACAACCCCGCTTTCGGGGCCACCCAGGCCGATCGGGAGCGGACGCTGTACCGTGGCGGCCTGACCATCACCACCACCCTTGACAGCAGGCTGCAGGCGGCAGCACAGGAGCAGGTGGACGGCACGGCCGGGGCGAATCCCGACCACTGGGGCGCCTCCCTGGTGACCATTCAGCCGGGCACCGGAAAGATCCTGGCCATGGCACAGAACACGGTGTTCCTGGCCCAGGACGGAAAGTTCGATACCCAGCTGAACTTCAACGTCGATGCCAAGGATGCCCAGGGCAATGACCTCAACGGTGCAGGCGGTTTCCAGCCGGGGTCCACCATGAAACCGTTCACGTTCGCTGAATGGCTCAACGAGGGCCACAAATTGACCGAAGAGGTGGATGCCTCCAAGCGCGTCTACCCGCTCGGTTTCCCGTGGAAGTCCAGCTGCGGAAAGGTCCTGGGGGCTTACAGCACGGCGCAAAACAATCCGACACTGGGCGCGGCCGATGACCTGCAGAATGCTGACGAGGGCTACTACCGCAAGATGCCCGCGAATTACGGGCTGTACAACTCCATCAACACGGCCACATTTGCCGAGGCGGCGCAGCTGGACTTCTGCGGCATCCAGAAAATGGTGGATGCCGTGGGCCTGCATAGCGGGCTGGACGGCGCCCAGATCAACATGCACCAGCTGGGCAACATCCTCGGCGCCATCGGCGTTGCACCGGTCCATCTGGCTAATGCGTTTGCCACCTTCGCCAATGACGGCCGCTACTGCGTGCCGATTGCGCTGGCCGACATCACCGACGTGAATGGCGGAAAGCTGCCCGCCCAGGCCGTGGAATGCCGCGACGCTGTGAAGCCCGATGTGGCCCGGGGCGTAAATTCGGTCCTCCAGGACGTTCTTAAGGTGGGGTCCGGCGTCTACATCAATCCTAAAGTTCACACTCAGGTTCCTGTTGCTGCCAAGACAGGCACCTCTAACAACAACGGCTCCACGTGGGTAGTGGGCTATACGTCGGGTCTGGCCACCGCATCATTCTTCGGGGATGCACTGGAAGGCCAGAAGCGCGTTGGCCAGAACGTCACGGTCAACGGCGTGTTCTACAAGCGTCTTGACGGGTACATGGTCGCGGGTCCGCAGTGGGCCAACTACATGGTGAAAGTGGCAAAGCTCTACCCGGCGAACCCGTTCCCGGCTCCGCCGCCGTCCATGGGCAGCCCGAGTCCCTCGCCAAGTCCCAAGCGCTGA
- a CDS encoding PadR family transcriptional regulator: MKGIHDDNKFAGPEFGRGRFERGRGRRGPHGHRGGGFGPGFGPGFGPGGFGPGFGPGFGPGFRRANRGDVRSAILSLLAEAPSNGYGLIKKIAEKTSGAWRPSPGSIYPTLQQLVDEDLIAPLSEGRRTDFTLTDAGKAYVSEHAEELNNAWSTDPEGSGPAFHQSVAKLMGVIHQFRAAATDEQRRAAGEKIDELRRALYHILAD, from the coding sequence ATGAAAGGCATTCACGACGACAATAAATTTGCCGGGCCGGAATTCGGCAGGGGACGCTTCGAGCGCGGCAGGGGACGTAGGGGACCCCACGGGCACCGCGGGGGCGGGTTTGGTCCCGGCTTCGGGCCAGGTTTTGGACCCGGCGGGTTCGGTCCGGGCTTCGGACCCGGTTTTGGTCCCGGCTTCCGCCGTGCGAACCGGGGGGATGTCCGCTCCGCGATTCTTTCGCTCCTGGCCGAGGCGCCATCAAACGGCTACGGGTTGATCAAGAAGATAGCCGAGAAGACATCAGGGGCATGGCGACCCAGCCCGGGATCGATCTACCCCACGCTCCAGCAGCTGGTGGACGAAGACCTCATCGCACCCCTCAGCGAAGGCCGGCGGACCGATTTCACCCTCACCGATGCCGGCAAAGCCTACGTGAGCGAACATGCGGAGGAACTGAACAATGCCTGGAGCACCGACCCTGAAGGATCAGGACCGGCCTTCCACCAGAGTGTCGCGAAGCTGATGGGTGTCATCCACCAGTTCCGCGCTGCAGCAACGGATGAGCAACGCCGGGCTGCCGGGGAAAAAATCGACGAGCTGCGCCGCGCGCTATACCACATCCTCGCCGACTGA
- a CDS encoding DUF2630 family protein: MNDQDILGRIQALVAEEHDLREASGAGHAPDRARLRAVEESLDQCWDLLRQRRAKMESGENPNDAAERPVSEVEGYRQ, translated from the coding sequence ATGAACGATCAGGATATTCTGGGGCGCATCCAAGCACTGGTGGCCGAGGAACACGATCTCCGTGAGGCCTCAGGCGCCGGTCACGCGCCGGATCGGGCACGACTGAGGGCGGTAGAAGAGAGCCTGGACCAGTGTTGGGACCTGCTCCGCCAGCGCCGCGCCAAGATGGAGTCCGGCGAGAACCCGAACGATGCCGCGGAGCGGCCTGTCAGCGAAGTGGAGGGCTACCGGCAGTAG
- a CDS encoding Na+/H+ antiporter: protein MDVALGVLVLVSVVCACSALGHKLNVSVPLLLVLIGVAGSFLPFVPRVELNPEVVLVGLLPPLLYAAALRTSLFDFGSNRRAISLLSVGYVVFGTIAVGFVVWWLFPEIPLAAAIALGAVLAPPDAVAATAIARKVGMPRRIVSILEGESLVNDATALVLLRAAIAALSGTVSAVEIGAGFALAAGGGLVVGLAAAYVLTQLRRRIRNVAINTSTSLIAPLVAYLPAEAIHASGVLAVVVTGLIMGTKAPSMPNGAARLSQRSNWDTVQFLLENSVFLLIGLQVRTIIDGVQGDSLGAGRIWAGCAVILLAVLLLRPVWVFPATYLPRLIPAVRRKDPSPPWTYPAIISWAGMRGVVTLAAALVLPEDLEHRPVLILAALVVVGGTLTLQGFTLPALVRLLGVPGPDKREDALNQASLVQLATDAGLERLQELRTEHDPPEVMTMLKRRTQERGLAAWERLGRPSSEAATPSQRYAQLRLAMLEAERSKVLELRRGGRYAHEVLSEVLERLDIEESILDASLEDLELDDAGGGEGLAARSGGCVHLDEAPEATVPAGAFCADCLREGTTTVHLRMCLACGNVGCCDSSPATHATRHFHSTGHPAMRSAEPGEEWRWCYEDQLLG from the coding sequence ATGGATGTCGCTCTCGGCGTACTCGTATTGGTGTCCGTGGTCTGCGCCTGCAGCGCCCTGGGCCACAAACTCAATGTCTCGGTTCCCCTGCTGCTGGTGCTGATCGGGGTGGCAGGATCCTTCCTGCCCTTTGTCCCCCGCGTCGAACTGAACCCGGAAGTTGTCCTGGTGGGCCTGCTTCCGCCCCTGCTGTACGCCGCCGCGCTCAGGACTTCGCTGTTCGATTTTGGCTCCAACCGGAGGGCGATCTCCTTGCTGTCCGTGGGCTACGTGGTCTTCGGGACCATCGCCGTTGGATTCGTGGTCTGGTGGCTGTTCCCGGAAATTCCGCTGGCGGCCGCCATTGCCCTGGGCGCGGTCCTGGCGCCGCCGGATGCCGTGGCGGCAACGGCCATTGCCCGGAAAGTCGGCATGCCGCGCCGGATCGTGAGCATCCTCGAGGGTGAGTCGCTTGTCAATGATGCGACCGCCCTGGTCCTCCTGCGGGCGGCCATTGCAGCGCTTTCCGGGACCGTCTCTGCCGTTGAAATCGGCGCTGGATTCGCCCTGGCCGCCGGGGGCGGGCTGGTGGTGGGACTGGCGGCGGCCTACGTATTGACCCAGCTTCGGAGGCGGATCCGCAACGTCGCCATTAACACCTCCACCTCGCTCATCGCCCCGCTGGTGGCGTATCTGCCGGCGGAAGCCATCCACGCATCCGGGGTACTCGCCGTCGTCGTCACCGGCCTGATCATGGGCACCAAGGCCCCCTCCATGCCTAACGGCGCAGCACGCCTGAGCCAGCGAAGCAACTGGGACACCGTGCAGTTCCTGCTGGAGAATTCGGTGTTCCTGCTGATCGGTCTGCAGGTGCGGACCATCATCGACGGCGTGCAGGGCGATTCCCTCGGAGCCGGCCGCATCTGGGCAGGATGTGCCGTGATTCTGCTGGCGGTACTGCTGCTCCGGCCGGTCTGGGTGTTTCCCGCGACTTACCTGCCCCGGCTGATTCCCGCGGTCCGCAGGAAGGACCCGTCGCCGCCGTGGACGTATCCGGCCATTATTTCGTGGGCGGGGATGCGCGGCGTGGTGACCCTGGCCGCGGCGCTGGTCCTGCCTGAAGACCTGGAACACCGACCGGTGCTGATCCTTGCAGCCCTGGTGGTGGTGGGCGGAACGCTGACCCTCCAAGGCTTCACGCTGCCCGCCCTGGTGCGGCTGCTGGGTGTGCCTGGACCGGACAAGCGGGAGGACGCCCTGAACCAGGCCTCCCTCGTCCAGCTTGCCACTGATGCGGGCCTGGAGCGGCTGCAGGAGCTAAGGACCGAGCATGATCCCCCGGAGGTCATGACGATGCTGAAACGCCGGACACAGGAGCGCGGGCTGGCGGCGTGGGAACGGCTGGGCCGGCCTTCGTCCGAGGCGGCCACCCCCAGCCAGCGGTACGCCCAGCTTCGGCTGGCCATGCTGGAAGCGGAGCGGTCCAAGGTGCTGGAGCTGCGCCGGGGCGGCCGATACGCCCACGAGGTCCTTAGTGAGGTGCTGGAACGGCTGGACATCGAGGAGTCCATCCTTGACGCTTCCTTGGAGGATCTGGAACTCGATGACGCCGGCGGAGGTGAGGGCCTGGCCGCCCGCTCAGGGGGCTGTGTACACCTTGACGAGGCCCCGGAAGCGACAGTACCGGCCGGCGCCTTCTGCGCCGATTGCCTCCGGGAAGGCACGACGACGGTCCACCTCAGAATGTGCCTGGCGTGCGGAAACGTGGGCTGCTGCGACTCCTCGCCGGCCACCCACGCCACGCGGCATTTCCATTCCACCGGCCACCCGGCCATGCGCAGCGCAGAACCGGGCGAGGAGTGGCGCTGGTGCTACGAAGACCAGTTGCTGGGCTGA
- a CDS encoding DUF202 domain-containing protein, translating to MDGQRVGPHGDPGLQPERTTLAWGRTMMTLVTVSALFLRWLPHHGLPILMLFAVSTTAAGAIYLTQRRRYRASTQGITRENVDADTSAVLWTAFAGIILGALGIGVVLAG from the coding sequence GTGGACGGCCAGCGCGTCGGCCCCCACGGTGACCCGGGGCTCCAGCCCGAGCGGACCACCCTGGCCTGGGGGCGTACCATGATGACGCTCGTGACCGTCAGCGCCCTCTTCCTGCGCTGGTTGCCACATCACGGTCTGCCCATCCTGATGCTGTTTGCCGTTTCGACTACTGCGGCCGGAGCCATCTACCTCACCCAGCGCCGGCGTTACCGGGCCAGCACGCAGGGGATCACGAGGGAAAACGTCGACGCCGATACGTCCGCGGTGCTTTGGACGGCTTTCGCCGGAATCATCCTCGGGGCGCTGGGCATCGGTGTGGTGCTGGCAGGCTAG
- a CDS encoding YidH family protein, with amino-acid sequence MSSNQPPPSGRVPPPRGKLAALLLAGGTEPDPRFTLANERTFLAWIRTSLALLAGGIAIEAFTADLFLEPVRKGLAVLLLLLGMLLSAGAASRWIRVERSMRNNTPLPLPLMVPLLAGAGALAAAVVLIFVLWR; translated from the coding sequence GTGTCCAGCAACCAGCCTCCGCCAAGCGGCCGCGTGCCGCCGCCGCGCGGGAAACTCGCCGCGTTGCTCCTGGCTGGCGGGACCGAACCCGATCCCCGCTTCACTCTTGCGAACGAGCGCACGTTTCTGGCCTGGATCCGCACGTCGCTGGCCCTCCTGGCTGGCGGCATCGCCATTGAGGCGTTTACCGCCGACCTGTTCCTGGAGCCGGTCCGCAAGGGCCTGGCAGTGCTGCTCCTTCTGCTCGGCATGCTGCTGAGCGCGGGCGCTGCCTCACGCTGGATCCGCGTAGAGCGGAGCATGAGGAACAACACGCCGCTGCCGTTGCCGCTCATGGTGCCGCTGCTGGCCGGCGCCGGAGCCCTGGCCGCCGCCGTCGTACTGATCTTTGTCCTCTGGCGCTGA
- the lhgO gene encoding L-2-hydroxyglutarate oxidase, whose protein sequence is MKHFDYCVVGGGIVGLATAYQLLRSRPGASLVLLEAADTLASHQTGHNSGVIHSGIYYAPGSLKARFSKAGAQETKDFCREHGLRFEEPGKLLVATTELESRRLDELEKRAAVHGLDCERIDGAELRHREPNVAGVGALFIPSTGIVDYPALALKLAGLVTESGGQVVTGARVTSIKESSDRVDVGTAAERYGCGRLVVCAGLQSDRLAELAGLDIDVQIVPFRGEYFQLPAEKSGYVRHLIYPVPDPALPFLGVHLTPTIDGTVTVGPNAVLGLSREGYPKFSVNVRDVARYVRFPGLWHVARANLGTAAREVRNSLFKGSYLQECRKYAPGLTKEDLLPCEAGIRAQAVRRDGTLIHDFLLAETARMIHVLNAPSPAATAALPIGRHLVSKLARPVV, encoded by the coding sequence GTGAAGCACTTTGACTACTGCGTGGTGGGCGGGGGAATCGTCGGACTGGCCACCGCCTATCAGCTGCTGCGGTCCCGGCCGGGCGCCTCGCTGGTCCTGCTGGAGGCGGCGGATACGCTGGCTTCGCATCAGACCGGGCACAACAGCGGAGTCATCCATTCGGGAATCTACTATGCCCCGGGCAGCCTGAAAGCCCGCTTCAGCAAGGCCGGAGCACAGGAGACCAAGGACTTCTGCCGTGAGCACGGCCTCCGCTTTGAGGAACCCGGGAAGTTGCTGGTGGCCACGACCGAGCTGGAATCGCGGCGCCTGGACGAGCTGGAGAAGCGGGCGGCGGTCCACGGGCTGGACTGCGAGCGCATCGACGGGGCGGAGCTGCGGCACCGTGAACCCAACGTTGCGGGGGTGGGAGCCCTCTTTATCCCGAGCACCGGCATTGTGGACTACCCCGCGCTGGCCCTCAAGCTGGCCGGGCTGGTTACGGAGTCCGGCGGGCAGGTGGTCACTGGTGCCAGGGTCACGTCCATCAAGGAATCCTCCGACAGGGTCGACGTCGGGACGGCCGCCGAGCGGTATGGCTGCGGCAGGCTTGTGGTGTGCGCCGGTCTGCAGTCGGACCGGTTGGCTGAACTGGCGGGCCTCGACATCGATGTGCAGATTGTCCCGTTCCGGGGCGAGTACTTCCAGCTCCCGGCCGAGAAGTCAGGCTACGTCAGACACCTCATCTATCCTGTTCCGGATCCTGCCCTCCCTTTCCTGGGCGTCCACCTCACCCCCACGATTGATGGTACCGTCACCGTCGGGCCCAATGCCGTGCTGGGCCTTTCCCGCGAGGGCTACCCCAAGTTCTCCGTCAATGTCAGGGACGTGGCACGGTATGTGCGGTTTCCCGGGCTGTGGCACGTGGCCCGCGCCAACCTGGGCACAGCGGCAAGGGAGGTCAGGAACTCCCTGTTCAAGGGCAGCTACCTGCAGGAGTGCCGGAAGTACGCACCCGGCCTGACCAAGGAGGACCTGCTTCCCTGCGAGGCCGGCATCCGGGCGCAGGCGGTCCGCCGCGACGGCACCCTCATCCACGATTTCCTCCTTGCGGAGACGGCCCGGATGATTCATGTGCTGAACGCGCCCTCACCTGCAGCCACGGCGGCGCTGCCGATTGGCCGCCATCTTGTCTCCAAGTTGGCCCGTCCAGTGGTTTGA
- a CDS encoding LLM class flavin-dependent oxidoreductase — translation MKRIGFLSFGHWGPGQGSRTRTAGEALIQGIELAVAAEEVGIDGAFFRVHHFARQQASPFPLLAAIAARTSRIEMGTAVIDMRYENPLYMAEEAAATDLISGGRLQLGISRGSPEPARNGAAAFGFRPEPGETDADMARRHTEQFRHAISGAGVVEADPRYAGGAVGLLPVQPQSPGLAERIWWGAGSRKTAVWAAGLGMNLMSSTLLTEDTGVPFDQLQAEQIQLFRDAWAAAGHSHQPRISVSRSILPIVDEEDNRYFAGAALRDSRDQVGIIDGLTARFGKSYAGPPDLLAEQLAADAAVQAADTLLVTVPNQLGVDFNAKMLGNIARQIAPAIGWTPSRS, via the coding sequence ATGAAACGCATAGGATTCCTGTCTTTCGGCCACTGGGGTCCCGGCCAGGGGTCCCGCACCAGGACAGCAGGCGAGGCCCTGATCCAGGGCATCGAACTGGCGGTCGCAGCCGAGGAAGTGGGAATCGACGGCGCTTTCTTCCGCGTGCACCACTTTGCACGCCAGCAGGCCTCGCCGTTTCCGCTTCTGGCCGCCATTGCCGCCCGCACCAGCCGCATCGAGATGGGCACCGCAGTCATCGACATGCGTTATGAGAACCCCCTGTACATGGCAGAGGAGGCCGCGGCCACCGACCTGATCAGCGGCGGACGGCTGCAGCTGGGCATCAGCAGGGGATCACCCGAGCCGGCACGCAACGGGGCCGCTGCCTTCGGGTTCCGCCCGGAGCCCGGGGAGACGGACGCGGACATGGCACGCCGGCACACCGAGCAGTTCCGGCATGCGATCAGCGGCGCAGGGGTGGTGGAAGCGGATCCACGATATGCCGGCGGCGCCGTCGGGCTGCTGCCCGTACAGCCACAGTCCCCCGGACTGGCGGAACGCATCTGGTGGGGAGCCGGAAGCCGAAAGACCGCGGTGTGGGCTGCGGGGCTGGGCATGAACCTCATGAGCTCCACGCTGCTGACGGAGGATACCGGCGTGCCTTTCGACCAGCTCCAGGCTGAGCAGATCCAGCTCTTCCGGGACGCGTGGGCCGCGGCAGGGCACAGCCACCAGCCCAGGATCTCGGTCAGCAGGAGCATCCTGCCGATTGTGGACGAGGAAGACAACCGATACTTTGCCGGCGCCGCCTTGCGGGACAGCCGCGACCAGGTGGGAATTATCGACGGGCTGACTGCTCGTTTCGGAAAGAGCTACGCAGGCCCTCCTGACCTCCTGGCGGAGCAGCTTGCGGCAGACGCTGCCGTGCAGGCAGCCGATACCTTGCTTGTCACCGTGCCCAATCAGCTTGGCGTGGACTTCAACGCCAAGATGCTGGGAAACATCGCCCGCCAAATCGCGCCCGCCATCGGTTGGACTCCATCCCGATCCTAA